One part of the Chryseobacterium sp. 7 genome encodes these proteins:
- a CDS encoding tetratricopeptide repeat protein, with protein MNPVDLELVKLKRQWQKVVSKNEEKPMLICTGEKHETDLFDGFIKSRLSEDEESDDVFLLHYQEFNGMNSYGQILLDEWTEFYEMLKKSEENIPEWNLKNPEETFKTDAYKAFYPLLELKKNFPNIQHSKIYLYIAPLRISDKEELALWVKEWCRICEALENKDIKLVWAEHHTHRTLPQISSAHSFRVEVDIHQLMQNTAAHTNRKKNSPDTDFQQQILVASNHLSKERFKEAEHALKTAVKLAKEQKNKQGEISAYFMLTQAYTADKKKDRAEDTYRTILEELEQDSPLEVQMLMNYGSHLLGNSKKSKAEKIFEKAAETAQKIGEYAMAIECYRIIGTLNDTVLTKDKMIRYFEKCLDIAKVMEPSAREQSSLRFVASMLILKYEGDQDKKTKLDNEMKTYFGDDWKVSVERPKAG; from the coding sequence AACGAAGAAAAACCTATGCTGATCTGTACAGGAGAAAAGCACGAAACAGATCTTTTTGACGGATTTATCAAATCCAGACTTTCGGAAGATGAAGAAAGCGATGATGTCTTTTTACTTCACTATCAGGAATTTAACGGCATGAATTCTTATGGGCAGATCTTATTGGATGAATGGACCGAGTTCTACGAAATGCTGAAAAAAAGCGAAGAAAATATTCCGGAATGGAATTTAAAGAATCCGGAAGAGACCTTTAAAACAGATGCCTACAAAGCATTTTATCCTTTACTGGAATTAAAGAAAAACTTCCCTAATATTCAGCACTCCAAGATCTATCTCTATATTGCCCCGCTCAGAATCAGTGATAAAGAAGAGCTGGCTCTATGGGTGAAAGAATGGTGCAGAATCTGTGAAGCATTGGAAAATAAGGATATTAAGCTGGTCTGGGCAGAGCATCATACCCATAGAACATTGCCACAGATCTCTTCAGCACACAGTTTCAGGGTAGAAGTGGATATTCATCAGCTCATGCAGAATACCGCAGCACATACCAACCGGAAGAAAAACAGTCCGGATACGGATTTTCAGCAGCAGATTCTTGTAGCGAGTAATCATTTAAGCAAAGAAAGATTCAAAGAAGCAGAACATGCCCTTAAAACAGCGGTGAAACTTGCCAAAGAGCAAAAGAATAAACAGGGGGAAATCTCTGCCTATTTTATGCTTACCCAAGCTTACACAGCAGATAAGAAAAAAGATCGTGCAGAAGATACTTACAGAACGATATTAGAAGAACTAGAACAGGATTCACCTTTGGAAGTTCAGATGTTGATGAATTATGGAAGCCACCTGTTAGGAAATTCCAAAAAATCCAAAGCAGAAAAAATATTTGAAAAAGCTGCAGAAACAGCACAGAAAATAGGAGAGTATGCAATGGCTATTGAATGTTACAGGATCATTGGAACCCTGAATGATACTGTTCTGACAAAAGATAAAATGATAAGGTATTTCGAAAAATGCCTTGATATAGCAAAAGTAATGGAGCCTTCAGCCAGAGAACAAAGCAGCCTGCGGTTCGTAGCCTCAATGCTGATTCTCAAATATGAAGGTGATCAGGATAAAAAAACAAAACTGGACAATGAAATGAAGACGTATTTTGGTGATGACTGGAAGGTAAGTGTAGAAAGACCAAAAGCTGGGTAA
- a CDS encoding DNA/RNA non-specific endonuclease: MADLNKKTVKPIKVEKPDMNPERSLKVNADVTSVSWDKTTQGWKNGMKNNFDSLNPVSMAESIVGGDSAQPAKSSGGGSGDSAVTAEKATPESKVKLIKVNTPAMPSTAIQHTSKHFDIVLAIDIHWTLIPPPPSFMLIPLPLPHPFIGIVFDIMDYITINIPIPQFARNLMPSLPKSIPMGGSIYVHGRHKATTTTSVMGVVIPFRHITSLIPVYLIPFPQEAPHEGEVYYGAQTVLAQGSKMSGNQPQQVLTCMGFPFGMTMLPAMPDKPKKNPLAYFAFYNNFSSMYIQINTGGPVLVGGAFVPHVYTPGEMLMRLAGMFLMRSLTKKIGKMGANGLKKLNNNVLKKAPFNKFKFANALSKKLCKWGLEPVNFATGAMVFEWDDFEVQGSTPLKWRNMWHSDRPYDFGPLGNGVFNNHDLFILPEENNKFAGWMHPYENIAMLIPAPEIGEEMTYFRDQKIWQYRPSSSIWVIRKGTDIYTYKRFHHVTEGPIYKVVRIEYGDGTIREYEYEDRNIVLKSIRDLKTGNSIETVIHPEHKKVTEVYYCYKKQRDLQVRYEYDDRGNLIHVWDIHKKAIVFEYDGKNQVVKRTNRNGMSYIWNYDKEGRVVHTKGVDGFMEGYLNYNEEEGFTEVIYPKQNNKTERYYYDENFLVYKKIDGEGGETWYDFTAHNELKMIGTPEGRVQGYTYDEMGNIKIFHSPDGEEYHYQYNEFGQVTARLSPSGTSEMWSYDEDGRLISHTDAAEDTVYYEYAEGERLPEKNIREHITIFYEYNQRGQLIQLTNTLGADQYWKYDEYGRLLAFSPKPLKRTLWNRDKMGRVVEINEQGQLPLKFRYDAYDLPVYVTDGRAEWLVSYTPMGSLKRQVRRNALTGKKEQTLAFGYDAYENLMSITNEKGEVYSFERNNNNEIIGETGFEGQKKFFVRDKDGLVTQRRTPHGKNIFYEYDLAGRITQTHYPDGTWEAYQYDTSGLLIKADNEDNSVSFQRNRLGQVTNEKQGEHAIQYEYNDQGKLIGLQSSLGAKIDYSYTDLGQLRRISAIAEDVALPWQMNLEVSRNGQMLSREMTGGLESTFEFDHLGIPVSQKVTVNKTTLNLHKEYKWGEGNRLLNILDRVTGGRTRFDYDEFGSLVAAEYSNGKVQYKNPDATGCPYESTRRTDRIYDKGGKLMRDKNWFYHYDEEGNLLLKSKRPINNVKSEHAEEQNDKHSYYKNIASDWLNSPKMPDEPHLPNVNEDPSIELQNPEWESGDWAYFWNANGMLARVKRPNGKEVSFEYDALGRRTFKIGSNKITRYIWDGNVLLHEWSYNAEDHPVTVVDDDGNVIAGKEPVENIVTWVYDLANFNPSAKIENGNTYSIISDYLGTPILAYDEKGEKVWERELDIYGKIIHETNHFIPFTYQGQYYDEEIELAYNRFRYYSPESGRYIQKDKIGIVGGLQLYSYVWDVNKLLDKFGLFPEYYDLDELGRPTGGFAEVTQSSIGTGSSASNSISPPGWLGGEHPYHQQRGHLIANNHGGSGTDPKNLVTITDGTNHPGMTKYENIITNHVNADPNNKVLVEVTPIYNGDELIPEKIKMFAIDQDGNVIVDQEINNGLRQNTKCCV, translated from the coding sequence ATGGCAGATCTGAATAAAAAAACAGTAAAACCCATCAAGGTTGAAAAACCGGATATGAATCCGGAACGCTCCCTGAAGGTGAATGCGGACGTTACCTCGGTAAGTTGGGACAAAACCACGCAAGGCTGGAAAAACGGGATGAAAAATAATTTCGATTCCCTGAATCCGGTTTCTATGGCTGAATCCATTGTAGGAGGAGACAGCGCTCAGCCGGCAAAAAGTAGTGGCGGAGGTAGCGGAGACAGTGCTGTAACCGCAGAAAAAGCCACTCCAGAAAGCAAAGTGAAGCTGATTAAAGTCAATACTCCCGCAATGCCTTCTACTGCCATTCAGCATACAAGTAAGCATTTTGATATTGTGCTGGCGATTGATATTCACTGGACACTCATCCCGCCGCCACCTTCGTTCATGCTGATTCCACTGCCGTTGCCGCATCCGTTCATCGGGATTGTTTTTGATATCATGGATTATATTACCATCAACATCCCGATTCCTCAATTTGCAAGAAACCTTATGCCATCCCTTCCGAAAAGTATTCCGATGGGAGGCTCAATATATGTTCATGGAAGGCATAAAGCAACTACCACAACCAGTGTAATGGGAGTGGTGATTCCGTTCAGGCATATCACCTCACTCATTCCAGTGTATCTCATCCCTTTTCCTCAGGAAGCTCCACACGAAGGAGAAGTATATTATGGTGCACAAACCGTTTTGGCGCAAGGAAGTAAAATGAGTGGAAACCAGCCGCAGCAGGTGCTTACCTGTATGGGATTTCCTTTTGGAATGACCATGCTGCCTGCAATGCCGGATAAACCGAAAAAGAATCCACTGGCCTACTTCGCTTTCTATAATAATTTTTCAAGTATGTATATTCAGATCAATACGGGTGGTCCTGTATTGGTGGGAGGAGCTTTTGTTCCGCATGTTTATACCCCCGGAGAAATGCTGATGCGTCTTGCCGGGATGTTTTTAATGAGAAGTCTGACCAAGAAAATAGGGAAAATGGGAGCGAATGGCTTAAAGAAACTGAATAACAACGTTCTTAAAAAAGCTCCATTCAATAAATTCAAATTTGCCAATGCTTTGTCTAAAAAATTATGCAAATGGGGATTGGAGCCTGTAAATTTCGCTACAGGTGCCATGGTTTTTGAATGGGATGATTTTGAAGTTCAGGGAAGCACTCCTTTAAAATGGAGAAACATGTGGCACAGTGACAGACCTTATGATTTTGGTCCTTTAGGAAACGGAGTCTTTAATAATCATGATCTGTTTATTCTTCCTGAAGAAAATAATAAGTTTGCCGGATGGATGCATCCTTATGAGAATATTGCCATGCTGATTCCTGCACCGGAAATTGGTGAAGAAATGACCTATTTCAGAGATCAGAAAATATGGCAGTACAGACCAAGCAGCAGCATTTGGGTCATTCGCAAAGGAACCGATATCTATACCTATAAACGCTTCCATCATGTTACAGAAGGCCCCATCTATAAGGTAGTTCGTATTGAATATGGTGACGGAACAATCCGGGAATACGAGTATGAAGACCGTAATATTGTCCTGAAAAGTATCAGAGACCTTAAAACAGGTAATAGCATAGAAACTGTTATTCATCCGGAGCATAAAAAAGTTACAGAAGTTTATTATTGTTATAAAAAGCAGAGAGATCTGCAGGTTCGTTATGAGTATGATGACCGCGGAAATCTTATCCATGTCTGGGATATTCACAAAAAAGCAATTGTATTTGAATATGATGGAAAAAACCAGGTGGTAAAAAGAACCAACCGAAATGGGATGAGCTACATCTGGAACTATGATAAAGAGGGAAGAGTAGTTCATACCAAAGGAGTGGATGGGTTTATGGAAGGGTATCTCAATTATAATGAAGAAGAAGGTTTTACAGAAGTAATATATCCTAAACAGAACAATAAAACCGAACGCTATTATTACGATGAAAATTTTCTTGTCTACAAAAAAATAGATGGGGAAGGTGGGGAAACCTGGTATGATTTTACGGCACACAATGAGTTGAAAATGATAGGAACTCCGGAAGGAAGAGTTCAGGGATATACTTATGACGAAATGGGAAATATCAAAATTTTCCACAGTCCGGATGGAGAAGAATATCATTATCAATACAATGAATTCGGACAGGTGACTGCACGCCTTTCACCATCCGGAACTTCTGAAATGTGGAGTTATGATGAGGATGGAAGGCTGATAAGTCATACAGATGCTGCAGAAGATACCGTCTATTATGAATATGCCGAAGGGGAAAGACTTCCCGAAAAAAATATAAGAGAACACATTACAATATTTTACGAATATAATCAGAGAGGGCAGCTTATTCAACTGACAAATACTCTCGGAGCTGACCAATATTGGAAGTATGATGAGTATGGAAGATTGTTGGCTTTCAGTCCGAAACCCCTAAAAAGGACTCTTTGGAACCGGGATAAAATGGGTAGGGTAGTAGAAATAAATGAACAGGGACAATTGCCATTGAAGTTTCGTTATGATGCTTATGATCTTCCGGTGTATGTCACAGATGGCCGTGCAGAATGGCTCGTGAGTTACACCCCTATGGGAAGCCTTAAAAGACAGGTTCGCAGGAATGCACTTACGGGTAAAAAAGAGCAAACGCTGGCTTTTGGATATGATGCTTATGAAAACTTAATGAGCATTACCAATGAAAAAGGAGAAGTCTATTCTTTTGAAAGAAATAATAATAACGAAATCATAGGTGAAACCGGCTTTGAAGGCCAGAAAAAATTCTTTGTTCGTGATAAAGACGGATTGGTTACCCAAAGAAGAACCCCTCACGGGAAGAATATTTTTTATGAATATGATTTAGCAGGAAGAATAACGCAGACCCATTATCCGGACGGAACCTGGGAAGCTTACCAATATGACACTTCAGGATTATTGATCAAAGCAGATAATGAAGATAATAGTGTTAGTTTTCAGAGAAACAGGCTGGGGCAGGTAACCAATGAAAAGCAGGGCGAACATGCTATTCAGTATGAGTATAATGATCAGGGAAAACTTATTGGTCTGCAGAGTAGTTTAGGAGCAAAAATTGATTACTCTTATACTGATCTGGGGCAGCTTAGACGTATTTCTGCAATAGCTGAAGATGTTGCCTTACCTTGGCAGATGAACCTTGAAGTCAGCCGAAACGGACAAATGCTTTCCCGTGAAATGACAGGTGGTTTGGAAAGTACTTTTGAATTCGATCATCTCGGAATACCTGTAAGCCAGAAAGTAACGGTTAATAAGACAACTCTCAACCTTCATAAAGAGTATAAGTGGGGAGAAGGAAATCGTTTATTGAATATTCTGGACAGAGTGACAGGCGGCAGAACAAGATTTGATTATGATGAATTCGGAAGTCTTGTTGCAGCAGAATATTCCAACGGAAAAGTTCAGTATAAAAATCCTGACGCAACGGGTTGTCCATACGAAAGTACCAGACGTACTGACCGTATTTATGACAAAGGTGGAAAACTGATGCGGGACAAAAATTGGTTTTATCATTATGATGAAGAAGGAAATTTATTACTAAAAAGTAAGAGACCAATTAATAATGTTAAATCTGAACATGCAGAAGAACAAAATGATAAGCATTCTTATTATAAAAACATTGCTTCGGATTGGTTAAACAGTCCGAAAATGCCGGACGAACCCCATTTACCTAATGTAAACGAAGATCCTTCAATAGAATTACAAAATCCTGAATGGGAGTCAGGAGATTGGGCTTATTTCTGGAATGCCAACGGAATGCTTGCCAGAGTAAAACGTCCCAATGGTAAAGAAGTGAGCTTTGAATACGACGCGCTGGGAAGAAGAACATTCAAAATTGGTTCAAATAAAATAACTCGTTATATTTGGGATGGTAATGTTCTTTTACATGAATGGAGCTATAATGCTGAAGATCATCCTGTAACAGTTGTGGATGATGACGGGAATGTCATTGCAGGCAAAGAACCTGTAGAGAATATAGTGACATGGGTGTATGATTTGGCTAACTTTAATCCCTCAGCTAAAATTGAAAATGGTAACACTTATAGTATCATTTCAGATTATTTGGGAACTCCCATATTAGCTTATGACGAAAAAGGCGAAAAGGTTTGGGAAAGAGAATTGGATATTTATGGTAAGATCATTCATGAAACCAATCATTTTATACCATTTACATACCAGGGGCAGTACTATGATGAAGAAATTGAACTTGCCTATAATCGGTTTAGGTATTATAGTCCTGAAAGTGGAAGATATATCCAGAAAGATAAAATAGGGATAGTTGGAGGACTGCAGCTTTATTCTTATGTATGGGATGTTAATAAATTATTAGATAAGTTTGGCTTATTTCCCGAATACTATGATCTTGATGAACTGGGAAGACCTACCGGAGGTTTTGCAGAAGTGACACAATCTTCAATAGGTACCGGTTCCTCTGCATCCAATTCAATAAGTCCACCAGGTTGGTTGGGTGGAGAACATCCATATCACCAGCAGAGAGGGCATTTAATTGCCAATAATCATGGGGGAAGTGGTACAGATCCTAAAAATTTAGTGACCATTACGGATGGAACTAACCATCCTGGGATGACTAAATATGAAAATATAATTACAAACCATGTAAATGCAGATCCTAATAACAAGGTATTGGTAGAAGTAACACCAATATATAACGGAGATGAATTGATTCCTGAGAAAATTAAAATGTTTGCTATAGATCAGGATGGAAATGTAATTGTGGATCAGGAAATAAATAATGGACTAAGACAGAATACAAAATGTTGTGTATAA
- a CDS encoding helix-turn-helix domain-containing protein, with the protein MPPDYKKIYKDMIIMKYPDKLTLCKNILEKENLSILDVIHLNELLFDSTLSDSKIINQRLRSYDKNSILEILAYQKKKGLNNIQLAKHFNLSRNTITKWKRLFFVNI; encoded by the coding sequence ATGCCCCCCGATTACAAAAAGATCTATAAGGATATGATTATAATGAAATATCCTGATAAATTAACATTATGTAAAAATATTTTAGAGAAAGAAAATCTAAGTATTTTAGATGTTATCCATCTGAATGAGCTTTTATTCGATTCTACACTATCAGATTCCAAAATTATCAATCAGCGGCTGCGCTCCTATGATAAAAATTCAATATTAGAAATATTGGCATATCAGAAGAAAAAAGGATTGAATAACATTCAGCTGGCCAAGCATTTTAATTTAAGCCGAAATACGATAACCAAATGGAAAAGACTATTTTTTGTTAATATTTAA
- a CDS encoding transposase, with amino-acid sequence MDFKDIHIGKLIQLRVNDLDISIERICNFLDINELEVSEMYESKEINTYFLLRWSKLLEYDYFRLYSQHLILYSPPTNINKKNSKSRKSRLPDFRKHIYTREVIHFILELVSSGKKTKLEIINDYKIPKTTLYKWISKNSSNKLGS; translated from the coding sequence ATGGATTTTAAAGATATACATATAGGAAAGCTGATTCAATTGCGTGTTAATGATCTGGATATCAGTATAGAGCGGATTTGTAATTTTCTCGATATAAACGAGCTGGAAGTTTCAGAAATGTATGAAAGTAAAGAAATCAATACTTACTTTTTGCTTCGGTGGAGTAAATTGCTGGAATATGATTATTTCAGACTTTACAGCCAGCATTTGATATTGTATTCTCCTCCCACCAATATAAATAAAAAAAATTCTAAGAGTAGAAAGTCAAGACTTCCAGATTTCAGAAAGCATATTTACACCCGGGAAGTCATACACTTTATATTAGAATTAGTATCAAGTGGTAAAAAGACAAAACTAGAAATTATCAATGATTATAAAATACCAAAGACTACTTTATACAAATGGATCAGCAAAAACAGTTCTAATAAGCTTGGTTCATAA
- a CDS encoding phage integrase SAM-like domain-containing protein yields MSNFASLKFSLKESSDHIFSKIILIIQKKSESHHKEMVFETPFFISEGDWDYERQRPKNIYCKKYKELNFLLNEIKIEIQKLIQYYTRHHKNFPPKKFSSHIENISKSKIYSYEKESLLYLASNYIEQKKSSIQLSTYRRYIVFIRLLQNFEGHLMKRLTLQDVNAELVKKFQHFGVLEKYTQSTVIRTLHFVKTILNFSERNGYQIPVRNLDIPKITARKRLSILSEQEIVKIKRVKLPQEFENARDWLVISCYTGQRISDFMKFNLDQVLMIDGKACISFIQQKTGKEMLIPLHPIVLKIIKKNGGVFPKPIDVTHYNSFIKNIARAAGINNTINIRKRSGYRSYETITEKWETMSSHIGRRSFASNFYGKIPTPLLMQATGHSSEKMFLHYINPLNHERVLSLGNYFEKIYEERLL; encoded by the coding sequence ATGTCTAATTTTGCCAGCCTAAAATTCTCTTTAAAAGAAAGTTCAGATCATATTTTCAGTAAAATCATTCTCATTATTCAAAAAAAATCTGAAAGTCATCATAAAGAAATGGTTTTTGAAACTCCATTTTTTATCAGTGAAGGAGACTGGGATTACGAAAGACAACGTCCAAAGAATATTTACTGCAAGAAATATAAAGAATTGAATTTTCTGCTTAATGAAATTAAAATTGAAATACAAAAACTCATTCAGTATTATACGAGACATCATAAAAATTTTCCCCCAAAAAAATTCTCCTCTCATATTGAAAATATCAGTAAATCGAAAATTTATTCTTATGAAAAAGAGTCATTACTTTATCTGGCATCCAACTATATTGAACAGAAAAAGAGTTCAATACAACTGTCAACTTATAGGAGATACATTGTCTTTATAAGACTTTTGCAGAATTTTGAAGGGCATCTGATGAAACGTCTCACTCTGCAAGATGTTAATGCTGAATTAGTAAAAAAATTTCAACATTTCGGTGTTTTGGAAAAATATACCCAAAGTACTGTTATAAGAACCCTCCATTTTGTGAAAACCATATTAAATTTTTCTGAAAGAAATGGATATCAGATTCCTGTTAGAAATCTTGATATTCCTAAGATAACCGCAAGAAAAAGATTATCTATACTTTCTGAACAGGAAATTGTAAAGATTAAAAGGGTTAAGCTTCCCCAGGAATTTGAAAATGCCCGAGACTGGCTGGTAATCAGTTGCTATACCGGGCAAAGAATATCAGATTTTATGAAATTCAACCTTGATCAGGTTTTAATGATAGATGGAAAAGCATGCATCTCTTTTATTCAACAGAAAACAGGAAAAGAGATGCTTATACCGCTGCATCCCATTGTTCTTAAAATTATTAAAAAGAATGGCGGTGTTTTTCCCAAGCCTATTGATGTAACTCATTATAATTCATTTATTAAAAATATTGCTCGGGCAGCAGGTATTAACAATACTATTAATATCCGTAAACGTAGTGGATACAGAAGTTATGAAACTATAACAGAGAAATGGGAAACGATGTCTAGCCACATTGGGCGAAGAAGTTTTGCCTCTAATTTCTATGGTAAAATTCCGACCCCTTTATTGATGCAGGCAACAGGACATAGTTCGGAGAAAATGTTTTTACACTACATTAATCCGCTCAATCATGAAAGAGTTCTTTCGTTAGGAAATTATTTTGAAAAAATCTATGAAGAAAGATTATTATGA
- a CDS encoding bacteriocin-like protein has protein sequence MKNYKKISRDQLKSINGGAATCSEACCPPPGIKRCPWIYCVAPCEILS, from the coding sequence ATGAAAAATTATAAAAAAATTTCAAGAGACCAATTGAAAAGCATCAATGGCGGAGCTGCAACCTGCTCTGAAGCATGCTGTCCTCCTCCGGGAATCAAAAGATGTCCATGGATATACTGTGTAGCACCATGTGAGATTTTAAGTTAA
- a CDS encoding bacteriocin-like protein gives MKNLKKIERQELKTIKGGIDCRGGQLCLIGGKWQCMPYDGCGGGNQP, from the coding sequence ATGAAAAATTTAAAGAAAATCGAAAGACAGGAATTGAAAACAATTAAGGGTGGAATTGACTGCAGAGGTGGCCAGTTATGTTTAATCGGAGGGAAATGGCAATGTATGCCCTATGATGGATGTGGTGGCGGAAATCAGCCATAA
- a CDS encoding alpha/beta fold hydrolase: protein MKTLFKFSSLLVLILILTTTQLYGQKVKPSESGYASVNGIKVYYEVYGKGKPIVLLHGAFMTIDMNWGELIPELSKNRKVIALELQGHGHSPFSERKLSHATLASDVTKVMDYLKIDKADVVGYSFGGEVAYQLAIQSPERLNNLVIISSTYKTNGWLPEVNKAFEGMKPDLFTNSPLHTAYNAVAPDKTKWTKFLEQMMASAGQPFYLGDDHISKISAPVLIIAGDNDGLDKIELAKTYKLLGGNVSADMAPMPKSQLAIVPGQTHVSLMMQTATILNYLDSFLK from the coding sequence ATGAAAACTTTATTTAAATTCTCTTCCTTACTGGTTTTGATTCTGATTCTTACCACAACCCAGCTTTATGGCCAGAAAGTAAAGCCTTCTGAAAGCGGTTATGCATCTGTAAATGGTATAAAAGTGTATTATGAAGTCTATGGCAAGGGCAAACCTATTGTATTGCTTCATGGAGCTTTCATGACAATTGATATGAACTGGGGTGAATTGATCCCCGAACTGTCTAAAAATAGAAAAGTAATAGCTCTTGAATTACAGGGACACGGACATTCCCCATTTTCAGAAAGAAAATTATCTCATGCTACTTTGGCAAGTGATGTTACAAAAGTAATGGACTATCTGAAAATTGATAAAGCAGATGTGGTGGGTTACAGTTTTGGTGGGGAAGTAGCTTATCAATTGGCTATACAAAGTCCGGAAAGACTTAATAATCTGGTCATTATTTCATCAACCTATAAAACAAATGGCTGGCTGCCCGAAGTAAATAAGGCATTTGAAGGAATGAAACCAGATCTTTTTACAAACAGTCCTCTGCATACTGCCTATAATGCCGTAGCACCGGATAAAACAAAATGGACGAAATTTCTGGAGCAGATGATGGCTTCTGCCGGACAGCCTTTCTACCTTGGTGATGATCATATTTCTAAAATCTCGGCTCCCGTTTTAATTATAGCCGGCGATAATGATGGATTGGACAAAATAGAACTGGCAAAGACCTATAAACTGTTGGGAGGAAATGTTTCTGCAGATATGGCTCCTATGCCTAAATCTCAATTGGCTATTGTTCCCGGGCAAACTCATGTGAGTCTAATGATGCAGACGGCAACAATTTTGAATTACCTGGACAGTTTTTTAAAATAG
- a CDS encoding glycosyl hydrolase family 28-related protein yields MSIPISDVEYLYTNDILVQDILKRTDLKSGIDLNYRETTVWYDDNPILPTTILDGVIYRKFGDKYYKLQFSGPLDARWFGLQDQTDGWDALTKGVDMAAKLHVPLYIPAGNYALSKALLLPNNVEIIGDGTGKTVINNGWSPVEGGIMLKTSNPSPEYIRLRNMSFNGAKVDQWFDVGGDNSQGAQAFFEFENIDVHNIENGKGFVCHIPFQINIFKNVGFYNVDTAIELTGWTSNFNAFHNCNFGGRRTIIIKNQSEANTFYSCRSEGGGITGDATPTIEVENATNLKFIGCYFESTGENLLKEIQSRNGVTFDDCHFTGAKGNPWADFHFLSEGVVNFVNPYFGEVDGIVSKFTLTGGVQTGDTKKTLGQSSTQVLQNSSQVSEFIIGNKKLTSNTNKVEIFKIKIPNDGVAAQNFKQISGKIKIDSYTFTNGGFTFSDDYEIDILLPYQSGYPIMFHKNIREIFHTLFTADVEVITNNNIVSVFVHMNNPNQLDIINSVCTIKVELSKNTSEGFKDFEILI; encoded by the coding sequence ATGAGTATTCCAATTAGCGACGTTGAATATCTATACACCAATGATATTCTGGTACAAGACATCCTTAAAAGAACAGATTTAAAGTCAGGAATTGATTTAAATTACAGAGAAACCACTGTATGGTATGATGATAATCCCATTCTTCCCACAACCATTTTAGATGGAGTTATTTACAGAAAATTTGGCGATAAATATTATAAACTTCAATTTTCCGGTCCTCTGGACGCAAGATGGTTTGGGCTTCAGGATCAAACAGATGGATGGGATGCCCTTACAAAAGGGGTAGATATGGCAGCAAAATTACATGTTCCTCTATACATCCCCGCAGGAAATTATGCACTTTCTAAAGCTTTACTACTTCCCAATAATGTTGAAATTATAGGAGACGGAACTGGTAAAACAGTAATTAATAATGGCTGGAGCCCTGTAGAGGGAGGAATCATGCTTAAAACCTCAAATCCGAGCCCTGAATATATCAGATTAAGAAATATGTCTTTTAATGGGGCAAAAGTAGATCAGTGGTTTGATGTAGGCGGTGATAATTCTCAAGGCGCACAGGCTTTTTTTGAATTTGAAAACATTGATGTTCATAATATAGAAAATGGGAAAGGATTTGTCTGCCATATCCCTTTTCAGATCAATATTTTCAAAAATGTAGGTTTTTACAATGTAGATACGGCTATTGAATTAACAGGATGGACCAGCAATTTCAATGCTTTCCATAATTGCAATTTTGGAGGCAGACGAACAATAATAATTAAGAACCAGAGTGAGGCTAATACTTTTTATTCCTGCAGATCAGAAGGAGGAGGAATAACAGGAGATGCAACGCCTACTATTGAAGTTGAAAATGCTACGAATTTGAAATTCATCGGATGTTATTTTGAATCTACCGGAGAAAACCTTCTAAAAGAGATACAATCCCGAAATGGAGTTACTTTTGATGACTGTCATTTTACAGGTGCAAAAGGCAATCCATGGGCCGATTTTCATTTTTTATCTGAGGGAGTGGTTAATTTTGTTAATCCTTATTTTGGAGAAGTAGACGGCATTGTTTCTAAATTTACCTTAACAGGCGGTGTACAAACCGGAGATACAAAAAAAACATTAGGACAAAGCTCCACGCAGGTCCTGCAAAACAGTTCTCAGGTTTCTGAGTTTATTATCGGGAATAAAAAACTGACTTCCAACACTAATAAAGTTGAAATTTTCAAAATTAAGATCCCTAATGATGGTGTTGCAGCACAAAATTTTAAACAAATCAGCGGAAAAATAAAAATTGATTCCTACACATTCACCAATGGTGGTTTCACGTTCAGCGATGATTATGAAATAGATATCCTGTTGCCTTATCAAAGTGGTTATCCTATTATGTTTCATAAAAATATTAGGGAGATATTCCACACTTTATTTACTGCAGATGTTGAAGTTATAACCAATAACAACATTGTAAGTGTTTTCGTTCATATGAATAACCCAAATCAGCTGGATATTATCAATTCAGTATGTACTATAAAAGTAGAACTTTCTAAAAATACTTCGGAAGGATTTAAGGATTTTGAAATCCTGATCTAA